One genomic region from Sciurus carolinensis chromosome 2, mSciCar1.2, whole genome shotgun sequence encodes:
- the Birc7 gene encoding baculoviral IAP repeat-containing protein 7 isoform X1 produces the protein MGPKGRAKCSCCGPEQGPWAASHDPRWEHHRLRCLCGCVLGQDHVDGQILGQLRPLTEEEEAGEAGATLPMGPVFPGMVSEELRLASFYDWPSTAGVQPEALAAAGFFHTGQQDKVRCFFCYGGLQSWERGDDPWTEHAKWFPRCQFLLQSKGRGFVRSVQEAYSPLFGSWDQWEEPEDAAPTAPSDARGGQEWSERSQYPDVSASMSSSQLVADLLQEEYGDQAARARAPVHGAPELLTYRGEVQPEAPRSRGPAGAVAATAGGEEVQGVLGQGHVHRLRALRSPGLCGVRPQPAAVPHLQGSHPQPRAHLPVLSRHCGQPDGHPASTLPASPVLDHAAGQLRTLRCAATDPPGWRSPAWPGAALLSLWALLRINKAGISAGWCSAQPCWGPWPLPPATPLPPGLCLFLPAGRHLPRVRPT, from the exons ATGGGGCCCAAGGGCAGGGCCAAGTGCTCTTGCTGTGGCCCAGAGCAGggaccctgggcagccagccaCGACCCCAGGTGGGAGCATCACAGACTCCGCTGTCTCTGCGGCTGTGTCCTGGGCCAGGACCATGTGGATGGGCAGATCCTGGGCCAGCTGCGCCCCctgacagaggaggaagaggcaggggaggctggggcCACCTTGCCCATGGGGCCTGTCTTCCCTGGGATGGTCTCTGAGGAGCTGCGGCTGGCCTCCTTTTACGACTGGCCGTCAACTGCTGGGGTCCAACCTGAGGCACTGGCTGCTGCTGGCTTCTTCCACACAG GTCAGCAGGACAAAGTGAGGTGCTTCTTCTGCTACGGGGGTCTGCAGAGCTGGGAGCGTGGGGACGACCCCTGGACTGAGCACGCCAAGTGGTTCCCCAG GTGCCAATTCCTGCTCCAGTCAAAAGGAAGGGGCTTTGTCCGCAGCGTCCAGGAGGCCTACTCCCCACTGTTTGGCTCCTGG GACCAGTGGGAAGAACCAGAAGATGCAGCTCCCACTGCCCCCTCAG ATGCCAGGGGTGGACAAGAGTGGTCAGAGAGGAGCCAGTACCCAGATGTTTCTGCCAGCATGTCCTCATCACAGCTAGTGGCTGACCTGCTCCAGGAAGAATATGGGGACCAGGCGGCCAGGGCCAGAG CTCCTGTCCATGGGGCCCCTGAGCTGCTCACATACAGAGGAGAGGTCCAGCCTGAAG CTCCCAGGAGCCGAGGACCTGCAGGAGCAGTTGCGGCGACTGCAGGAGGAGAGGAGGTGCAAGGTGTGCTTGGACAGGGCCACGTCCATCGTCTTCGTGCCCTGCGGTCACCTGGTCTGTGCGGAGTGCGCCCCCAGCCTGCAGCTGTGCCCCATCTGCAGGGCAGCCATCCGCAGCCGCGTGCGCACCTTCCTGTCCTAAGCAG ACACTGTGGTCAGCCAGATGGCCACCCAGCAAGCACCCTCCCAGCCTCGCCTGTCTTGGACCATGCAGCAGGTCAGCTGAGGACACTGCGCTGTGCTGCCACTGACCCGCCAGGATGGAGGAGCCCTGCTTGGCCTGGGGCAGCTCTGCTGTCACTCTGGGCACTTCTGAGGATAAATAAAGCAGGGATTTCCGCTGGATGGTGCTCAGCCCAGCCTTGCTGGGGACCCTGGCCACTGCCCCCTGCAACCCCGCTCCCCCCAGGCCTCTGCCTTTTCTTGCCCGCAGGGCGGCACCTGCCCAGGGTTCGACCTACCTAA
- the Birc7 gene encoding baculoviral IAP repeat-containing protein 7 isoform X5, producing MGPKGRAKCSCCGPEQGPWAASHDPRWEHHRLRCLCGCVLGQDHVDGQILGQLRPLTEEEEAGEAGATLPMGPVFPGMVSEELRLASFYDWPSTAGVQPEALAAAGFFHTGQQDKVRCFFCYGGLQSWERGDDPWTEHAKWFPRCQFLLQSKGRGFVRSVQEAYSPLFGSWDQWEEPEDAAPTAPSDARGGQEWSERSQYPDVSASMSSSQLVADLLQEEYGDQAARARAPVHGAPELLTYRGEVQPEGAEDLQEQLRRLQEERRCKVCLDRATSIVFVPCGHLVCAECAPSLQLCPICRAAIRSRVRTFLS from the exons ATGGGGCCCAAGGGCAGGGCCAAGTGCTCTTGCTGTGGCCCAGAGCAGggaccctgggcagccagccaCGACCCCAGGTGGGAGCATCACAGACTCCGCTGTCTCTGCGGCTGTGTCCTGGGCCAGGACCATGTGGATGGGCAGATCCTGGGCCAGCTGCGCCCCctgacagaggaggaagaggcaggggaggctggggcCACCTTGCCCATGGGGCCTGTCTTCCCTGGGATGGTCTCTGAGGAGCTGCGGCTGGCCTCCTTTTACGACTGGCCGTCAACTGCTGGGGTCCAACCTGAGGCACTGGCTGCTGCTGGCTTCTTCCACACAG GTCAGCAGGACAAAGTGAGGTGCTTCTTCTGCTACGGGGGTCTGCAGAGCTGGGAGCGTGGGGACGACCCCTGGACTGAGCACGCCAAGTGGTTCCCCAG GTGCCAATTCCTGCTCCAGTCAAAAGGAAGGGGCTTTGTCCGCAGCGTCCAGGAGGCCTACTCCCCACTGTTTGGCTCCTGG GACCAGTGGGAAGAACCAGAAGATGCAGCTCCCACTGCCCCCTCAG ATGCCAGGGGTGGACAAGAGTGGTCAGAGAGGAGCCAGTACCCAGATGTTTCTGCCAGCATGTCCTCATCACAGCTAGTGGCTGACCTGCTCCAGGAAGAATATGGGGACCAGGCGGCCAGGGCCAGAG CTCCTGTCCATGGGGCCCCTGAGCTGCTCACATACAGAGGAGAGGTCCAGCCTGAAG GAGCCGAGGACCTGCAGGAGCAGTTGCGGCGACTGCAGGAGGAGAGGAGGTGCAAGGTGTGCTTGGACAGGGCCACGTCCATCGTCTTCGTGCCCTGCGGTCACCTGGTCTGTGCGGAGTGCGCCCCCAGCCTGCAGCTGTGCCCCATCTGCAGGGCAGCCATCCGCAGCCGCGTGCGCACCTTCCTGTCCTAA
- the Birc7 gene encoding baculoviral IAP repeat-containing protein 7 isoform X2 → MSWMETGLKAFHQLLPWPVVLRLADQSPQPPSGQQDKVRCFFCYGGLQSWERGDDPWTEHAKWFPRCQFLLQSKGRGFVRSVQEAYSPLFGSWDQWEEPEDAAPTAPSDARGGQEWSERSQYPDVSASMSSSQLVADLLQEEYGDQAARARAPVHGAPELLTYRGEVQPEAPRSRGPAGAVAATAGGEEVQGVLGQGHVHRLRALRSPGLCGVRPQPAAVPHLQGSHPQPRAHLPVLSRHCGQPDGHPASTLPASPVLDHAAGQLRTLRCAATDPPGWRSPAWPGAALLSLWALLRINKAGISAGWCSAQPCWGPWPLPPATPLPPGLCLFLPAGRHLPRVRPT, encoded by the exons ATGTCATGGATGGAAACAGGGCTGAAAGCATTTCATCAGCTTCTTCCATGGCCAGTGGTCTTGAGACTGGCAGACCAGAGCCCACAGCCACCTTCAG GTCAGCAGGACAAAGTGAGGTGCTTCTTCTGCTACGGGGGTCTGCAGAGCTGGGAGCGTGGGGACGACCCCTGGACTGAGCACGCCAAGTGGTTCCCCAG GTGCCAATTCCTGCTCCAGTCAAAAGGAAGGGGCTTTGTCCGCAGCGTCCAGGAGGCCTACTCCCCACTGTTTGGCTCCTGG GACCAGTGGGAAGAACCAGAAGATGCAGCTCCCACTGCCCCCTCAG ATGCCAGGGGTGGACAAGAGTGGTCAGAGAGGAGCCAGTACCCAGATGTTTCTGCCAGCATGTCCTCATCACAGCTAGTGGCTGACCTGCTCCAGGAAGAATATGGGGACCAGGCGGCCAGGGCCAGAG CTCCTGTCCATGGGGCCCCTGAGCTGCTCACATACAGAGGAGAGGTCCAGCCTGAAG CTCCCAGGAGCCGAGGACCTGCAGGAGCAGTTGCGGCGACTGCAGGAGGAGAGGAGGTGCAAGGTGTGCTTGGACAGGGCCACGTCCATCGTCTTCGTGCCCTGCGGTCACCTGGTCTGTGCGGAGTGCGCCCCCAGCCTGCAGCTGTGCCCCATCTGCAGGGCAGCCATCCGCAGCCGCGTGCGCACCTTCCTGTCCTAAGCAG ACACTGTGGTCAGCCAGATGGCCACCCAGCAAGCACCCTCCCAGCCTCGCCTGTCTTGGACCATGCAGCAGGTCAGCTGAGGACACTGCGCTGTGCTGCCACTGACCCGCCAGGATGGAGGAGCCCTGCTTGGCCTGGGGCAGCTCTGCTGTCACTCTGGGCACTTCTGAGGATAAATAAAGCAGGGATTTCCGCTGGATGGTGCTCAGCCCAGCCTTGCTGGGGACCCTGGCCACTGCCCCCTGCAACCCCGCTCCCCCCAGGCCTCTGCCTTTTCTTGCCCGCAGGGCGGCACCTGCCCAGGGTTCGACCTACCTAA
- the Birc7 gene encoding baculoviral IAP repeat-containing protein 7 isoform X3, with product MQVVVSLSILAATQLVGNLCRLAPEPNSTQGQQDKVRCFFCYGGLQSWERGDDPWTEHAKWFPRCQFLLQSKGRGFVRSVQEAYSPLFGSWDQWEEPEDAAPTAPSDARGGQEWSERSQYPDVSASMSSSQLVADLLQEEYGDQAARARAPVHGAPELLTYRGEVQPEAPRSRGPAGAVAATAGGEEVQGVLGQGHVHRLRALRSPGLCGVRPQPAAVPHLQGSHPQPRAHLPVLSRHCGQPDGHPASTLPASPVLDHAAGQLRTLRCAATDPPGWRSPAWPGAALLSLWALLRINKAGISAGWCSAQPCWGPWPLPPATPLPPGLCLFLPAGRHLPRVRPT from the exons ATGCAGGTAGTGGTCAGCTTAAGCATCCTGGCTGCCACCCAGCTTGTGGGAAATCTCTGCAGACTGGCGCCTGAGCCCAACTCCACACAAG GTCAGCAGGACAAAGTGAGGTGCTTCTTCTGCTACGGGGGTCTGCAGAGCTGGGAGCGTGGGGACGACCCCTGGACTGAGCACGCCAAGTGGTTCCCCAG GTGCCAATTCCTGCTCCAGTCAAAAGGAAGGGGCTTTGTCCGCAGCGTCCAGGAGGCCTACTCCCCACTGTTTGGCTCCTGG GACCAGTGGGAAGAACCAGAAGATGCAGCTCCCACTGCCCCCTCAG ATGCCAGGGGTGGACAAGAGTGGTCAGAGAGGAGCCAGTACCCAGATGTTTCTGCCAGCATGTCCTCATCACAGCTAGTGGCTGACCTGCTCCAGGAAGAATATGGGGACCAGGCGGCCAGGGCCAGAG CTCCTGTCCATGGGGCCCCTGAGCTGCTCACATACAGAGGAGAGGTCCAGCCTGAAG CTCCCAGGAGCCGAGGACCTGCAGGAGCAGTTGCGGCGACTGCAGGAGGAGAGGAGGTGCAAGGTGTGCTTGGACAGGGCCACGTCCATCGTCTTCGTGCCCTGCGGTCACCTGGTCTGTGCGGAGTGCGCCCCCAGCCTGCAGCTGTGCCCCATCTGCAGGGCAGCCATCCGCAGCCGCGTGCGCACCTTCCTGTCCTAAGCAG ACACTGTGGTCAGCCAGATGGCCACCCAGCAAGCACCCTCCCAGCCTCGCCTGTCTTGGACCATGCAGCAGGTCAGCTGAGGACACTGCGCTGTGCTGCCACTGACCCGCCAGGATGGAGGAGCCCTGCTTGGCCTGGGGCAGCTCTGCTGTCACTCTGGGCACTTCTGAGGATAAATAAAGCAGGGATTTCCGCTGGATGGTGCTCAGCCCAGCCTTGCTGGGGACCCTGGCCACTGCCCCCTGCAACCCCGCTCCCCCCAGGCCTCTGCCTTTTCTTGCCCGCAGGGCGGCACCTGCCCAGGGTTCGACCTACCTAA
- the Birc7 gene encoding baculoviral IAP repeat-containing protein 7 isoform X4 has protein sequence MGPKGRAKCSCCGPEQGPWAASHDPRWEHHRLRCLCGCVLGQDHVDGQILGQLRPLTEEEEAGEAGATLPMGPVFPGMVSEELRLASFYDWPSTAGVQPEALAAAGFFHTGQQDKVRCFFCYGGLQSWERGDDPWTEHAKWFPRCQFLLQSKGRGFVRSVQEAYSPLFGSWDQWEEPEDAAPTAPSDARGGQEWSERSQYPDVSASMSSSQLVADLLQEEYGDQAARARAPVHGAPELLTYRGEVQPEGTREPGAEDLQEQLRRLQEERRCKVCLDRATSIVFVPCGHLVCAECAPSLQLCPICRAAIRSRVRTFLS, from the exons ATGGGGCCCAAGGGCAGGGCCAAGTGCTCTTGCTGTGGCCCAGAGCAGggaccctgggcagccagccaCGACCCCAGGTGGGAGCATCACAGACTCCGCTGTCTCTGCGGCTGTGTCCTGGGCCAGGACCATGTGGATGGGCAGATCCTGGGCCAGCTGCGCCCCctgacagaggaggaagaggcaggggaggctggggcCACCTTGCCCATGGGGCCTGTCTTCCCTGGGATGGTCTCTGAGGAGCTGCGGCTGGCCTCCTTTTACGACTGGCCGTCAACTGCTGGGGTCCAACCTGAGGCACTGGCTGCTGCTGGCTTCTTCCACACAG GTCAGCAGGACAAAGTGAGGTGCTTCTTCTGCTACGGGGGTCTGCAGAGCTGGGAGCGTGGGGACGACCCCTGGACTGAGCACGCCAAGTGGTTCCCCAG GTGCCAATTCCTGCTCCAGTCAAAAGGAAGGGGCTTTGTCCGCAGCGTCCAGGAGGCCTACTCCCCACTGTTTGGCTCCTGG GACCAGTGGGAAGAACCAGAAGATGCAGCTCCCACTGCCCCCTCAG ATGCCAGGGGTGGACAAGAGTGGTCAGAGAGGAGCCAGTACCCAGATGTTTCTGCCAGCATGTCCTCATCACAGCTAGTGGCTGACCTGCTCCAGGAAGAATATGGGGACCAGGCGGCCAGGGCCAGAG CTCCTGTCCATGGGGCCCCTGAGCTGCTCACATACAGAGGAGAGGTCCAGCCTGAAGGTACCAGGGAGCCAG GAGCCGAGGACCTGCAGGAGCAGTTGCGGCGACTGCAGGAGGAGAGGAGGTGCAAGGTGTGCTTGGACAGGGCCACGTCCATCGTCTTCGTGCCCTGCGGTCACCTGGTCTGTGCGGAGTGCGCCCCCAGCCTGCAGCTGTGCCCCATCTGCAGGGCAGCCATCCGCAGCCGCGTGCGCACCTTCCTGTCCTAA